In Streptomyces sp. NBC_01426, one genomic interval encodes:
- a CDS encoding GntR family transcriptional regulator, protein MVDYRIDRRSGVATYLQIVQQTKQALRLGLLEPGDRLPTAREVVEALAINPNTVLKAYRELEREGLVEGRRGMGTFVRRTLGDGGAADGALRTELAQWLARARRAGLEHDDITALFTSVLGGSDGEPEDGPPAAGEPTQKQTQSQKQTQSQNQNHREPDQGDEE, encoded by the coding sequence GTGGTCGATTACCGCATCGACCGGCGCAGTGGTGTCGCCACCTATCTCCAGATCGTGCAGCAGACCAAACAGGCCCTCCGCCTCGGGCTGTTGGAGCCCGGAGATCGGCTGCCCACCGCCCGTGAGGTGGTCGAAGCCCTCGCCATCAATCCCAACACCGTGCTCAAGGCGTACCGGGAACTCGAACGCGAGGGGCTGGTGGAGGGCCGCCGAGGGATGGGTACCTTCGTGCGCCGGACGCTGGGCGACGGCGGAGCCGCCGACGGCGCGCTGCGCACGGAGCTGGCCCAGTGGCTGGCGCGGGCCCGGCGGGCGGGGCTGGAGCACGACGACATCACCGCGCTGTTCACCTCCGTGCTCGGCGGATCCGACGGCGAACCGGAGGACGGCCCACCGGCCGCCGGCGAACCGACCCAGAAACAGACCCAGAGCCAGAAACAGACCCAGAGTCAGAACCAGAACCACAGAGAACCGGACCAGGGGGACGAGGAATGA
- a CDS encoding ABC transporter ATP-binding protein, with amino-acid sequence MTAAIEAHGLGRRFRRRGGWALRDCSLRLPAGRICALVGPNGAGKSTLLALAAGVLRPTEGTVRTPVREDIAYVAQGKPLYPQLTIGETLRMGADLNPGRWDAAAAGAVVEAGDLDPSRRVRALSGGQRSRVALALALGKRPALLLLDEPLSDVDPLARRELMGTLLATAGEHGTTVVMSSHILSELEDACDHLFLIDGGRVRLGGSVDDLLHAHTLVTGPVRDLGPHTVVTTRTTGRQLTALIRPRGPVGTGTDGWQAVEPTLEELLLAHLRAPDAPPLLTPAVEVAA; translated from the coding sequence ATGACGGCAGCCATCGAAGCGCACGGTCTCGGGCGGAGGTTCCGGCGGCGCGGCGGCTGGGCCCTGCGGGACTGCTCCTTACGACTCCCCGCCGGTCGCATATGCGCCCTGGTCGGCCCCAACGGGGCCGGCAAGTCCACCCTGCTGGCCTTGGCCGCGGGCGTGCTGAGGCCCACCGAGGGCACCGTCCGGACCCCGGTCCGCGAGGACATCGCGTACGTCGCACAAGGGAAGCCCCTCTACCCTCAGTTGACGATCGGCGAGACCCTGCGCATGGGTGCGGACCTCAATCCCGGCCGCTGGGACGCGGCTGCAGCGGGAGCGGTGGTGGAGGCCGGTGACCTGGACCCTTCCCGGCGCGTCCGCGCCCTGTCCGGGGGACAGCGCTCCCGGGTCGCCCTGGCCTTGGCCCTCGGCAAGCGCCCCGCGCTGCTGCTCCTGGACGAACCGCTGTCCGATGTGGACCCGCTCGCCCGCCGTGAGCTGATGGGCACCCTGCTGGCGACGGCCGGCGAGCACGGCACCACCGTGGTGATGTCCTCGCACATCCTCTCCGAGCTGGAGGACGCCTGCGACCACCTGTTCCTGATCGACGGCGGGCGCGTCCGGCTCGGCGGCTCGGTCGATGACCTCCTGCACGCCCACACGCTGGTGACCGGCCCGGTCCGTGACCTGGGCCCGCACACCGTGGTCACCACGCGAACCACCGGGCGCCAACTCACCGCCCTGATCAGGCCGCGAGGACCGGTCGGCACCGGCACGGACGGCTGGCAGGCCGTCGAACCCACCCTGGAGGAACTGCTGCTCGCCCATCTGCGCGCCCCGGACGCCCCACCGTTGCTCACCCCGGCCGTGGAGGTGGCGGCATGA